In Erigeron canadensis isolate Cc75 chromosome 7, C_canadensis_v1, whole genome shotgun sequence, one DNA window encodes the following:
- the LOC122609056 gene encoding glycolipid transfer protein 2-like: MKRRREMEKQVNSSELRSAIEVISLFSVKKLDHHHGHEDQVKVQDQVVKYKQKDDDIYIPIKPFLSLCNFLLHLLDKIGPTMTVLRQDIHRNIQRLEKVQELDPILNSNVVEIVKKELNAGTSRKLTSCSKAFVWLTRSLDFTVNLLDLIEKDIKVEMEQAVEKAYETSLKPWHGWISSTAYRVALKLVPDNKTMIDILISEAQDEETLKNDIKTFKSLLVPLLDEIHSTLVSYGLDRLKAA, from the exons atgaagagaagaagagaaatgGAGAAACAAGTTAACTCATCAGAATTAAGATCTGCCATTGAAGTGATTTCCTTGTTTTCTGTCAAGAAGCTTGACCATCATCATGGTCATGAAGATCAAGTTAAAGTTCAAGATCAAGttgttaaatataaacaaaaggaTGATGACATTTATATCCCCATCAAGCCCTTCCTTTCTCTATGCAACTTCCTTCTACATCTTCTTG ATAAGATAGGACCAACAATGACTGTTCTTAGACAAGACATCCATCGGAATATACAG AGACTAGAGAAGGTGCAAGAATTAGACCCTATACTCAATTCAAATGTTGTGGAGATAGTAAAGAAAGAGTTGAATGCAGGCACATCAAGAAAACTTACTAGCTGCAGCAAAgccttcgtttggctaactag ATCTCTAGACTTTACGGTAAATTTACTGGATTTGATAGAAAAAGATATCAAGGTGGAAATGGAGCAAGCTGTTGAGAAAGCATATGAAACTAGTCTTAAACCATGGCATGGATGGATCTCTTCCACGGCGTATAGA GTAGCACTAAAACTAGTGCCTGATAACAAAACCATGATAGATATTCTGATATCCGAAGCACAAGATGAAGAAACTCTTAAGAATgatataaaaacttttaaatcgTTGCTAGTGCCACTTCTTGATGAGATACACTCAACTTTG GTGAGCTATGGGTTGGACCGGCTCAAGGCAGCATAA
- the LOC122609055 gene encoding endoglucanase 9-like — MDDTPESDILYVHSVSNAGRLLPSSSRWNSIELEFNVFPKPRDFASYESLPSKFTKSVDFNLVVTNKKNVRGFIYAASILVLITVFLCILLHFLINKQNNHHAATKDLTFALKQALIFFDAQKSGLLPKDNKVMFRGDSGSDDGNGTLVGGFYDSGNNIKFSFPTAYTISLLSWSVIEYHTKYEDISELDHIKSIIKWGSDYLLKLFVPPNGTSLSSTTLFSQVGGIGNNIISNENDISCWQRPEDMRYKRIVSSCDETATDLAGEIIAALSAASLVFNNDDETYSKDLIRTGTELFDIVTKEDPGFVQGTYTMKDKCGGQARQFYNSTGYKDELVWGGTWLFFATGNMSYLKYATDHFVSAEEEEISVDKGIFYWNNKLAATAVLLTRLRFFSDLGYPYENSFMLSTNYVDSLMCSYLSPTTHKTQGGLILLKQDPYAPLELAATATFLSKLYSDYLALLPKSGSTCIHGNSFTVENLQGFSMSQINYILGDNPMNMSYVVGYGNSYPKHIHHRGASIPLDNRWHSCEEGTTWLNSEEPNPNELLGAMVRGPNENDLFIDERNKPMFTEPTISSNAGLVSVLIALHDPPRWSSPPNGGGNLLGIDKFGIFQNIK; from the exons ATGGATGACACTCCCGAATCTGACATACTTTACGTCCATTCTGTTTCTAACGCTGGCCGCCTTCTCCCATCATCTAGCCGCTGGAATTCCATTGAACTCGAGTTCAATGTTTTCCCAAAACCTAGAGACTTTGCGAGTTATGAGTCTCTCCCttcaaaattcacaaaatcCGTAGATTTCAATCTGGTTGTCACAAATAAGAAGAACGTCAGAGGCTTTATATACGCGGCATCCATCCTTGTATTGATCACTGTATTTCTATGTATCTTGTTACATTTCTTGATTAACAAGCAAAATAATCACCATGCTGCAACTAAAGACCTGACTTTTGCGCTTAAACAGGCTCTCATTTTCTTTGATGCTCAGAAAT CTGGGTTATTACCAAAAGACAATAAGGTGATGTTTCGAGGTGATTCAGGATCAGACGATGGGAACGGAACTCTTGTTGGTGGTTTCTACGACTCTGGGAACAACATCAAATTTAGCTTTCCTACCGCTTATACAATCTCTCTGTTGAGTTGGTCTGTGATCGAATATCATACGAAGTATGAAGATATCAGTGAGCTTGATCATATCAAGAGCATAATCAAATGGGGCAGTGACTATTTGCTGAAGCTTTTTGTCCCTCCAAATGGAACTTCTCTTAGTTCAACCACATTGTTTTCACAG GTAGGGGGAATAGGGAATAACATCATATCAAACGAGAACGATATAAGTTGTTGGCAAAGACCCGAGGACATGAGATACAAAAGGATTGTCTCGAGTTGTGATGAAACAGCCACCGATCTGGCAGGAGAAATTATTGCAGCACTCTCAGCTGCATCATTAGTTTTCAACAATGATGATGAGACATACTCAAAGGACCTCATTAGAACAGGTACCGAGTTATTTGATATCGTGACTAAAGAAGACCCTGGATTCGTTCAAGGTACGTACACAATGAAAGATAAATGTGGGGGACAAGCAAGACAATTCTACAACTCTACAGGATATAAAGATGAGTTAGTATGGGGAGGGACATGGTTATTTTTCGCGACAGGCAATATGAGTTATCTCAAATATGCTACTGATCATTTTGTTTCagctgaagaagaagaaatatcCGTTGATAAAGGCATTTTCTATTGGAACAATAAGCTTGCTGCTACTGCG GTTTTGTTAACAAGACTCAGATTCTTCTCTGATCTTGGATACCCATATGAAAATTCCTTCATGCTATCAACAAACTATGTTGACTCGCTCATGTGTTCATATCTGTCTCCTACTACACATAAAACACAag GTGGACTCATATTGTTAAAGCAGGATCCCTATGCACCCCTTGAGTTAGCCGCCACGGCAACCTTTCTTAGTAAACTATATAGCGACTATCTTGCTCTTCTGCCTAAGTCTGGTAGCACTTGCATTCATGGCAATAGTTTTACGGTCGAAAATTTGCAAGGATTTTCCATGTCTCAG ATAAATTACATACTTGGAGACAACCCGATGAATATGAGCTATGTAGTAGGATATGGAAATAGCTACCCAAAGCACATCCATCATAGAGGAGCATCAATCCCATTGGATAATCGATGGCATTCTTGTGAGGAAGGAACTACATGGTTAAACTCAGAAGAACCAAATCCTAATGAACTATTGGGAGCCATGGTACGAGGACcaaatgaaaatgatttgttCATAGACGAAAGGAATAAACCAATGTTCACAGAACCAACAATTTCGAGTAATGCTGGTCTGGTTTCAGTTCTCATTgctctccatgatccaccacgtTGGTCTTCACCTCCAAATGGTGGAGGTAATCTGTTAGGTATAGATAAGTTTGGTATCTTCCAAAATATTAAGTAA
- the LOC122609060 gene encoding uncharacterized protein LOC122609060, translated as MSEFSVKGVRSMIDKALLPYSLIATRWNKLIPRKVNILAWRILLDRLPTRCNLAKKDVDIPSVLCPLCSGSAETRDHLFGACEIASNIWHSISKWLQISSFSSFGPTDIIEFVDNMQLSWEIPK; from the coding sequence ATGAGTGAGTTTTCAGTAAAAGGAGTTCGTAGTATGATTGACAAGGCGTTACTTCCATATAGTCTGATCGCGACTAGATGGAACAAACTTATTCCTCGTAAAGTTAACATTCTTGCATGGCGGATTCTTCTTGATAGACTTCCTACCCGTTGTAATCTTGCTAAGAAGGATGTCGATATCCCTTCGGTTCTCTGCCCATTGTGTAGTGGTTCGGCTGAAACTCGCGACCATCTTTTTGGTGCGTGTGAGATTGCTTCTAATATTTGGCATTCGATATCTAAGTGGCTTCAAATTTCTTCCTTTTCAAGTTTTGGACCTACTGATATCATTGAGTTTGTTGATAATATGCAACTTTCTTGGGAAATTCCGAAATGA